A genomic stretch from Antarcticibacterium flavum includes:
- a CDS encoding L-serine ammonia-lyase, with amino-acid sequence MQKIECISVFDMLKVGVGPSSSHTLGPWRAAQRWIGELKQKRTFDDVQSIHIDLYGSLSLTGKGHATDVAVILGLCGHDPVLMDIEQIDPEINNINTFHRLNLNGERTIPFNPETDIKFNRKFLDFHPNGMIFRSTLSNGKTTSSSFYSIGGGFVVKEERKNAKKKMESFQGFPFPIEKAIELQAYCKEQNKPISEIVLENERSLRSDEEIDEGLRQVWQVMLESMYTGCHTQGTLPGGLNVHRRAPDMHDRLIGEATYDSPEEWLETIRKTEVKFRQILKWVSTFAISVNEVNASLGRVVTAPTNGSAGTVPAVLMYYLVIENHNATFEDIKRFMLVAGEIGSLFKKGATISAAMGGCQAEIGVSSAMAAGALTEVMGGTPEQVLMASEIAMEHHLGLTCDPIAGLVQIPCIERNAMGAIKAINAAEIAMESDASKAKVPLDKVIETMWDTAKDMNSKYKETSEGGLAVKVSLSDC; translated from the coding sequence ATGCAAAAAATAGAATGTATTAGTGTTTTTGATATGCTTAAGGTTGGTGTGGGCCCTTCGAGTTCCCATACTTTGGGGCCGTGGCGTGCCGCCCAGCGATGGATTGGAGAGCTTAAACAAAAAAGGACCTTTGATGATGTGCAAAGCATTCACATAGATCTTTACGGCTCGCTATCCCTCACAGGAAAAGGACACGCTACAGATGTGGCTGTCATTCTTGGCCTTTGTGGTCACGATCCTGTGTTGATGGATATTGAACAAATAGATCCTGAGATCAACAACATAAACACTTTTCACCGTCTAAACCTTAACGGGGAAAGGACTATTCCCTTTAACCCCGAAACCGATATAAAATTCAACCGCAAGTTCCTGGATTTTCATCCTAACGGGATGATCTTTCGCTCCACTCTCTCCAACGGGAAAACAACCTCCTCCTCTTTCTATTCCATCGGTGGCGGATTTGTAGTGAAGGAAGAACGGAAGAATGCGAAAAAAAAGATGGAAAGCTTCCAGGGCTTTCCGTTTCCTATAGAAAAAGCCATAGAGCTACAGGCATATTGCAAAGAACAGAATAAGCCAATTTCTGAAATTGTTTTGGAAAATGAGCGCTCCCTCCGCAGTGATGAGGAGATCGATGAAGGTTTACGGCAGGTTTGGCAGGTTATGCTGGAGTCTATGTACACCGGCTGTCATACCCAGGGCACTCTTCCCGGTGGACTCAATGTGCATCGCCGGGCTCCGGATATGCATGACCGCCTAATTGGAGAGGCTACTTATGACTCTCCTGAAGAATGGCTGGAGACAATTCGCAAGACTGAAGTAAAATTCCGCCAGATCCTAAAATGGGTAAGTACCTTTGCCATTAGTGTGAATGAGGTGAATGCCTCCCTGGGAAGAGTGGTTACGGCTCCTACCAATGGTAGTGCAGGAACAGTTCCTGCTGTATTGATGTATTACCTCGTGATCGAGAATCATAATGCCACATTTGAGGACATTAAGAGGTTTATGCTGGTTGCAGGTGAAATTGGAAGTTTATTCAAAAAAGGTGCAACGATCTCTGCTGCCATGGGCGGTTGCCAGGCAGAAATAGGGGTTTCCTCAGCAATGGCTGCAGGGGCTCTTACAGAGGTTATGGGCGGCACCCCGGAGCAGGTACTTATGGCCAGCGAAATTGCAATGGAACACCACCTTGGCCTTACCTGTGATCCTATCGCAGGATTGGTGCAGATCCCTTGTATAGAAAGAAACGCTATGGGTGCTATAAAAGCTATCAATGCGGCAGAGATCGCTATGGAAAGCGATGCTTCAAAGGCTAAAGTTCCCCTGGACAAGGTAATTGAAACCATGTGGGATACCGCAAAAGATATGAATTCCAAATACAAGGAAACATCTGAGGGCGGCCTGGCAGTGAAAGTAAGCTTAAGCGACTGCTAG
- a CDS encoding CPBP family intramembrane glutamic endopeptidase gives MLKHKIINLLRNYGWMLAYYFMFFIALGLLQVLFPHFSISEYQQNDINRLLLENPLQFFLLAVIIAPVLEEGMFRTLIRPTTNELIFFFSCWLVVLVTSFIPVDVYWTVKFGFLLVFLIFSFVVLRELIPLPWQWKLCSWLKKYQILIWIITSVLFGMIHIYNYVEGFELNFVLFLLIFPRIIAGIFFGKVKIENRSLLWPIALHAMNNGVVLLLLLPQLL, from the coding sequence TTGCTGAAACATAAGATCATAAACCTGCTTCGCAACTACGGTTGGATGCTGGCTTATTACTTTATGTTCTTTATTGCACTGGGACTATTGCAGGTGCTTTTTCCTCATTTCAGTATTTCCGAATATCAGCAAAATGACATCAACCGGTTGCTTCTCGAGAACCCGCTGCAGTTCTTCCTCCTGGCGGTGATCATTGCGCCGGTGCTGGAGGAAGGTATGTTCAGGACGCTTATAAGGCCAACAACTAATGAGCTCATTTTCTTTTTTTCCTGCTGGCTGGTTGTGCTGGTTACCAGCTTTATTCCCGTTGATGTTTACTGGACAGTAAAATTCGGATTTTTGCTGGTCTTTCTTATTTTTTCTTTCGTGGTGTTGCGGGAATTAATTCCGCTTCCCTGGCAATGGAAATTATGCTCCTGGTTGAAAAAATATCAGATTCTTATATGGATTATAACCTCAGTCCTCTTCGGGATGATACATATTTATAATTATGTGGAAGGGTTTGAACTGAATTTCGTTCTTTTTCTGCTGATCTTCCCACGGATCATCGCCGGTATTTTCTTCGGAAAGGTAAAAATTGAAAACCGAAGCCTCCTCTGGCCAATTGCCCTGCACGCTATGAATAACGGGGTGGTGCTGTTGTTGCTTCTTCCGCAGCTGCTTTAG